One genomic segment of Chitinophaga parva includes these proteins:
- the smc gene encoding chromosome segregation protein SMC — protein sequence MRLKTLEIKGFKSFADKTVLNFDEGITGVIGPNGCGKSNIIDSIRWVIGEHKISNLRSENQSGLVFNGSKTRSSSGMAEVSLTFENNKNVLPTEFTTVTITRKFYKNGDSEYRLNDVACRLKDIHNLFMDTGVSTDSYAIIELGMVDDIIRDKENSRRRMLEQAAGISIYKTRKKEAKSKLDATEGDLNRIDDLLFEINNNLKTLESQARKAERYYEVKKEYREVSIELAKAALEGFNITFKDLQDEQQQELDKKLAMDAEIATEEAAVENDKLHFVAKERELQEMQKAYNELVSNIRTRENDKNLATQQLTYLREREKSLTTFLANADTQLQGLTESISFTQRQSEEEEEVFETMMDGVETLKDLVEERREQFNQKKLALESLRKDQQQWQRQQFEAEKKVAVADTSVQNLVRTIQQLQEEKTQRQTQIAQLQDEKESLQLTVQDARADLEEMIAFHEETKGKILSTQSEMEGLREKLVNENRALDAKKNEYDLLKSLVDSLEGYPESIKFLKKNTDWNNKAPILSDIFFCKEEYRTCVENLLEPYLNYYVVNNTAEAVQAIQLLDANKKGKANFFILDQFHHQAGALFTPPNTIPALDVVEIEEKYKGLGNYLLGKVFITDDATAIDYSQLPDNDVLITEKSGRIYRGKYSLSGGSVGLFEGKKLGRAKNLEKLEAEIRTLTDTVTKLKEQIQEKHNAVLGFNSQLNETNINQSRERINQLNNQLFGLQNRIENFHHLVEQGDKRLADLQQSLDDNQESISTVRDELEVLNDRVHTLHDSIVAADRAAQEAESQFNQANVQFNNQNLQHTRQQSKVQGLKQELQFKRNQLSDLHTQITNNKAQLEDAAANIAAAEEKLAHAEDGLVEMFRQREEDGKAVNEKDQEYYNFRNTLAERETALRAKQRSRADLEQKLAVLKDKVNELKLQLASMKERLSVEFKVNLEEVLDELRKTNDTMEELQISAERLKKRMENMGEINPTAIEAYQEMKKRYEFILEQKQDLVSAKESLMTTIQEVETTANQKFLDTFNQVKENFIRVFKALFTEEDQCDMILSDPANLADTGIEIIAKPKGKRPAAITQLSGGEKTLTATALLFAIYLIKPAPFCILDEVDAPLDDANVGKFTNMIRKFSDNSQFIIVTHNKQTMAAVDVIYGVTMQEPGVSKLVPVDFRSLSN from the coding sequence GTGCGTTTAAAAACATTAGAAATAAAAGGGTTTAAGAGCTTTGCCGACAAAACCGTGCTGAATTTCGATGAGGGGATCACGGGGGTTATCGGGCCCAACGGATGCGGAAAGAGCAATATCATTGACTCTATCCGCTGGGTGATCGGGGAGCACAAGATCAGTAACCTGCGTTCGGAAAACCAGTCCGGCCTGGTGTTCAACGGCTCCAAGACCCGCTCCTCCAGCGGCATGGCGGAGGTGAGCCTGACCTTTGAGAACAATAAGAATGTACTGCCAACGGAGTTTACCACCGTTACCATTACCCGTAAATTTTACAAGAACGGCGACAGTGAATACCGGTTGAATGACGTAGCCTGCCGCCTCAAGGACATCCACAACCTGTTCATGGACACCGGCGTGAGTACAGACTCCTACGCCATCATTGAGCTGGGCATGGTGGATGATATCATCCGCGACAAGGAAAACAGCCGCCGCCGCATGCTGGAGCAGGCTGCCGGCATTTCCATTTACAAAACCCGTAAAAAGGAAGCCAAGTCCAAGCTGGACGCCACCGAAGGCGACCTGAACCGTATTGACGACCTGCTGTTTGAGATCAACAATAACCTCAAAACCCTGGAAAGCCAGGCCCGCAAGGCAGAGCGTTACTACGAGGTAAAAAAAGAATACCGCGAAGTAAGCATAGAACTGGCCAAAGCCGCCCTGGAAGGCTTTAATATCACCTTCAAAGACCTGCAGGACGAGCAGCAACAGGAGCTGGACAAGAAACTGGCCATGGATGCGGAAATAGCCACCGAAGAAGCAGCCGTGGAAAACGACAAGCTGCACTTTGTGGCCAAGGAGCGCGAACTGCAGGAAATGCAGAAAGCGTACAATGAGCTGGTATCCAATATTCGCACCCGCGAAAACGATAAGAACCTGGCCACCCAGCAGCTTACCTACCTGCGGGAGCGGGAAAAAAGCCTGACCACTTTCCTGGCCAATGCCGATACCCAACTGCAGGGCCTTACGGAAAGCATCAGCTTTACCCAGCGCCAGAGCGAGGAAGAAGAGGAAGTGTTTGAAACCATGATGGACGGTGTGGAAACGCTGAAAGACCTGGTGGAAGAACGCAGGGAACAATTCAACCAGAAAAAACTGGCCCTGGAAAGCCTGCGGAAAGACCAGCAGCAATGGCAACGCCAGCAGTTTGAAGCCGAGAAGAAAGTGGCCGTAGCCGATACTTCCGTGCAAAACCTGGTGCGCACTATCCAGCAGTTGCAGGAAGAAAAGACGCAGCGCCAAACGCAGATCGCACAACTGCAGGACGAAAAAGAAAGCCTGCAACTCACCGTGCAGGATGCCAGGGCAGACCTGGAAGAGATGATCGCCTTTCACGAAGAGACCAAGGGCAAGATCCTCTCCACCCAGTCTGAAATGGAAGGCCTGCGTGAAAAACTGGTGAACGAAAACCGTGCACTGGATGCCAAGAAAAACGAGTACGATCTTTTAAAATCGCTGGTAGACAGCCTGGAAGGCTACCCGGAAAGCATCAAGTTCCTCAAGAAAAATACAGACTGGAACAACAAGGCCCCCATCCTGAGCGATATCTTTTTCTGTAAGGAAGAATACCGGACCTGCGTGGAAAACCTGCTGGAGCCTTACCTGAACTACTACGTGGTAAACAATACCGCCGAAGCCGTGCAGGCCATCCAGCTGCTGGACGCCAACAAAAAAGGCAAGGCCAATTTCTTTATCCTGGACCAGTTCCACCACCAGGCCGGGGCTTTATTTACCCCGCCCAATACCATTCCTGCACTGGATGTGGTGGAGATAGAAGAGAAATACAAAGGCCTGGGCAATTACCTGCTGGGCAAGGTGTTCATCACCGACGATGCCACTGCCATTGATTACTCCCAACTGCCGGACAATGATGTGCTGATCACCGAAAAAAGTGGCCGCATCTATCGTGGTAAATATAGCCTGAGCGGTGGCTCCGTAGGCTTGTTTGAAGGCAAGAAACTGGGCCGCGCCAAAAACCTGGAAAAGCTGGAAGCAGAGATCAGAACGCTGACAGATACCGTTACCAAACTGAAAGAGCAGATCCAGGAAAAACACAACGCAGTACTGGGTTTCAACAGCCAGCTGAATGAAACCAACATCAACCAGAGCCGTGAAAGGATCAACCAGCTGAACAACCAGCTCTTTGGCCTGCAGAACCGCATTGAGAACTTCCATCACCTGGTGGAGCAGGGCGACAAACGCCTGGCAGACCTGCAGCAATCCCTGGATGATAACCAGGAAAGCATTTCCACTGTACGTGATGAACTGGAAGTGCTCAATGACCGCGTGCACACCCTGCACGACAGCATTGTAGCTGCCGACCGTGCCGCACAGGAAGCAGAAAGCCAGTTTAACCAGGCGAACGTGCAGTTCAACAACCAGAACCTGCAGCATACCCGCCAGCAGAGCAAGGTGCAGGGCCTGAAACAGGAACTGCAATTTAAACGCAACCAACTCAGTGACCTGCACACGCAGATCACTAACAATAAAGCCCAGCTGGAAGACGCGGCCGCCAACATTGCCGCCGCGGAAGAAAAGCTGGCTCACGCAGAAGACGGCCTGGTGGAAATGTTCCGCCAGCGCGAGGAGGACGGTAAAGCCGTGAACGAAAAAGACCAGGAATACTACAACTTCCGGAACACCCTGGCCGAGCGGGAAACCGCCCTGCGCGCCAAACAACGCAGCCGCGCAGACCTGGAACAGAAACTGGCGGTGCTGAAAGACAAAGTGAATGAACTGAAGCTGCAACTGGCCTCCATGAAAGAGCGCCTCAGCGTGGAATTTAAAGTGAACCTGGAAGAAGTGCTGGATGAACTGCGCAAGACCAATGACACCATGGAAGAACTGCAGATCAGTGCAGAACGGTTGAAGAAACGTATGGAGAACATGGGCGAGATCAACCCCACGGCCATTGAGGCTTACCAGGAAATGAAGAAGCGCTATGAATTTATCCTGGAGCAGAAGCAGGACCTGGTGAGCGCCAAGGAATCACTGATGACCACTATCCAGGAAGTGGAGACCACGGCCAACCAGAAGTTCCTGGATACCTTTAACCAGGTGAAAGAAAACTTTATCCGCGTGTTCAAGGCCCTCTTTACAGAAGAAGACCAGTGTGACATGATCCTCAGCGATCCGGCCAACCTGGCCGATACCGGCATTGAGATCATTGCAAAGCCCAAAGGCAAGCGGCCGGCAGCCATTACACAGCTTTCCGGTGGGGAGAAGACACTCACCGCAACGGCCCTGCTCTTCGCGATCTACCTCATCAAACCCGCGCCGTTCTGTATCCTGGACGAAGTGGATGCCCCGCTGGATGATGCCAACGTGGGCAAGTTCACCAACATGATCCGCAAGTTCTCCGATAACTCGCAGTTCATCATTGTAACGCATAACAAGCAGACGATGGCTGCTGTGGATGTGATCTATGGCGTGACGATGCAGGAGCCAGGTGTGAGTAAGCTGGTGCCGGTGGATTTCCGGAGTTTGAGTAATTAA
- a CDS encoding amidase yields the protein MNRRHFLKSGSLLGLPALGGLSLAAAASGPVVKDFSLNEATIDQLQQQMKGGAQTSRSITEMYIRRIQEIDQGGPQLRAVIALNPDALEIAAALDQERAAGNVRGPLHGVPVLIKDNIDTGDKMVTSAGSLALAEHRAGKDAFIVQQLRKAGAVLLGKTNLSEWANFRSTRSISGWSSRGGQTRSPYVLDRNPCGSSSGSAVAVAANLCVVAIGTETDGSIVCPSSACGIVGIKPTVGLLSRSGIIPISATQDTAGPMARTVTDAAILLTALTGIDPQDAASTLSEGHIQHDYTKFLNAKGLRGKRIGFEKSQLKRHERVDVLVAQALDVLRAQGATVVEVDLASRINPLGEHEFKVLEYEFKDGLNKYLSTANAGVKNLADVIAFNKEHADKAMPYFQQEILETSNVKGDLQTPEYVAAHSGNLSVARKAIDDLLQQQQLDALCGVTFGPSCCIDPVHGDANTEYDFSGPAAIAGYPHVTVPMGQVLGLPVGLSFFAGAWQEGAVITLAYAYEQATGHRVVPGFKETVGME from the coding sequence ATGAACAGGCGTCATTTCCTTAAAAGCGGCTCCCTGCTGGGGCTTCCAGCCCTTGGGGGTCTTTCTCTCGCTGCTGCCGCTTCTGGACCTGTTGTCAAAGATTTTTCCCTTAATGAAGCCACGATAGACCAGTTGCAGCAGCAAATGAAAGGTGGCGCCCAGACCAGTCGCAGTATAACGGAAATGTATATACGCCGTATCCAGGAAATAGACCAGGGAGGCCCGCAATTGCGGGCGGTGATCGCGTTGAACCCCGATGCGTTGGAAATAGCTGCTGCGCTGGACCAGGAACGTGCTGCAGGTAACGTGAGGGGCCCGCTGCATGGGGTGCCGGTGCTGATCAAGGACAATATTGATACAGGCGATAAAATGGTTACCAGTGCAGGTTCCCTGGCGCTGGCGGAGCACCGGGCCGGGAAGGATGCCTTTATTGTGCAGCAATTGCGCAAGGCAGGGGCGGTGTTACTGGGCAAGACGAACCTGAGTGAATGGGCCAACTTCCGTTCCACCCGTTCCATCAGTGGATGGAGCAGCCGGGGCGGGCAAACGCGCAGCCCTTATGTGCTGGACCGGAACCCGTGTGGCTCCAGCTCCGGCTCGGCGGTGGCTGTGGCTGCCAACCTCTGTGTAGTGGCCATTGGTACGGAAACAGATGGTTCCATTGTGTGCCCGTCGTCTGCCTGTGGTATTGTGGGCATAAAACCTACGGTGGGGTTGCTGAGCAGGAGCGGAATCATTCCGATTTCTGCTACGCAGGATACCGCTGGTCCTATGGCACGCACCGTTACGGATGCGGCTATTTTACTCACCGCGCTCACTGGTATAGACCCGCAGGACGCGGCCAGTACGCTGAGTGAGGGGCATATACAACACGACTATACGAAGTTCCTGAATGCAAAGGGGCTGCGGGGTAAACGCATCGGCTTTGAAAAATCACAATTGAAGCGGCATGAGCGGGTGGATGTATTGGTGGCGCAGGCGCTGGATGTGCTACGTGCGCAAGGGGCTACGGTGGTGGAGGTGGACCTGGCTTCCCGTATAAACCCTTTGGGAGAGCATGAATTTAAGGTACTGGAATATGAGTTTAAGGATGGATTGAACAAATATTTATCCACTGCTAATGCGGGTGTGAAGAACTTGGCGGACGTGATCGCGTTTAACAAAGAACATGCTGATAAGGCGATGCCATATTTCCAGCAGGAGATTTTGGAGACGAGTAACGTAAAGGGGGATCTGCAAACGCCGGAATATGTGGCGGCGCATAGCGGTAATTTAAGCGTGGCACGGAAGGCGATTGATGACCTTTTGCAGCAGCAGCAACTGGATGCTTTGTGCGGGGTAACGTTTGGGCCGTCTTGCTGTATTGACCCGGTTCATGGAGATGCCAATACGGAATATGATTTTTCAGGGCCGGCGGCGATTGCGGGGTACCCGCATGTGACGGTGCCGATGGGGCAGGTGTTAGGATTGCCGGTGGGGTTGTCGTTTTTTGCGGGGGCCTGGCAGGAGGGGGCGGTGATCACGCTGGCGTATGCGTATGAGCAGGCTACGGGGCATCGGGTGGTGCCGGGGTTTAAGGAGACGGTGGGGATGGAGTGA
- a CDS encoding DUF7133 domain-containing protein, whose translation MNHRLLLTAAVICAFFACHPGKSSVDTDNTPPPSLDAQTSLSHLQVEDPLQVQLVASEPLVVAPVAMSFDASGRAWVVEMTSYMPDTLGTGEADMNGKIVILSDSNHDGRMDTRKIFLDSLVLPRAVCLVGNGVLVAEPPKLWFIENDHDHPGKRTLVDSAYAYGGNVEHQPNGLVRAMDNCIYSAKSSKRYRYDHGRWMISDTHFRGQWGISQDNYGRLFYNNNSANVLGDYFAPGLGAGNPHQQRVRGFDETIVSNSKVYPLHHTGVNRGYVKETLDSEGRLREFTAACGPVVFRSPALGAAFENNIFVAEPAGNLVKRNILNPDSAFKVKGHQAYDGKEFLASDDERFRPVNLYTGPEGALYVVDMYRGIIQHKTYLTDYLKGEIRKRELTKPLNCGRIYRIVRAGSHPLIQPLNTSPDSLLAALHSNNGWRRDMAQQQIVDRQLQELVPQLKQILADSTGNAWIHALWALEGLHALAWNDVEPLLQDARNEQRQVQALAVLPAVVNASNSTAILAVLGHLAGSYPHLGVPIALDLPAFGNNPEAGKLSAALSMVGTNDVYLSDALISNAKDKEQQWAEGYRAMKRDTNAVFYRRLQGAIKKAAEAKLAEKNKALAKQFPRGAQIFNTVCQTCHGGDGNGIHALAPPLNGSDWVNGDPRKLSSIVLFGLGGPIRVSGKTYPEISGDMPAIGNNREFTDADIAQLLSYIRQSWYNKAAPLTEQDIRRTRDANPGRQKAFTMDELLQIK comes from the coding sequence ATGAACCATCGCTTATTACTGACGGCAGCCGTCATATGTGCATTTTTTGCCTGTCACCCTGGCAAATCTTCAGTAGATACGGACAATACGCCACCACCGTCCCTGGACGCGCAGACCTCCCTTTCCCACCTGCAGGTGGAGGATCCCCTCCAGGTACAACTTGTAGCATCTGAGCCCCTGGTAGTGGCGCCTGTGGCCATGAGCTTTGATGCCAGCGGTCGCGCCTGGGTAGTGGAAATGACCAGCTATATGCCCGATACCCTGGGTACCGGCGAAGCCGATATGAACGGCAAGATCGTGATCCTGTCAGACAGCAACCACGATGGCCGCATGGACACCCGCAAGATCTTCCTGGACAGCCTGGTGCTGCCCCGCGCCGTATGCCTGGTAGGCAATGGCGTACTGGTGGCGGAGCCCCCAAAATTGTGGTTCATTGAGAACGATCATGACCACCCCGGGAAACGCACGCTGGTAGACAGTGCCTACGCCTACGGCGGCAACGTGGAGCACCAGCCTAACGGCCTGGTAAGGGCGATGGACAACTGTATCTACAGTGCCAAGTCCAGCAAGCGTTACCGCTATGACCACGGCCGCTGGATGATCAGCGATACGCATTTTCGCGGCCAGTGGGGCATTTCCCAGGACAATTACGGGCGCCTGTTCTACAATAATAACTCTGCCAATGTACTGGGTGATTACTTTGCACCGGGCCTGGGTGCCGGCAACCCGCACCAGCAACGGGTGAGGGGCTTTGATGAAACCATCGTCAGCAATAGCAAAGTGTACCCGCTGCACCACACGGGCGTAAACCGGGGCTATGTAAAGGAAACCCTGGACAGCGAAGGCCGCCTGCGCGAATTTACTGCCGCCTGTGGCCCGGTAGTATTCCGCAGTCCTGCCCTGGGCGCCGCTTTTGAAAACAATATCTTCGTGGCAGAGCCCGCAGGCAACCTGGTGAAACGTAACATCCTGAACCCAGACAGCGCTTTCAAGGTAAAAGGCCACCAGGCCTACGATGGCAAGGAATTCCTGGCCAGTGATGATGAGCGCTTCCGCCCGGTGAACCTGTATACCGGCCCGGAAGGGGCCCTGTATGTAGTGGATATGTACCGCGGCATTATCCAGCATAAAACTTACCTCACGGATTACTTGAAAGGGGAGATCCGCAAACGGGAGCTGACCAAGCCCCTGAACTGCGGCCGTATTTACCGCATAGTGCGTGCCGGCAGCCATCCGCTCATACAACCGCTCAATACCTCGCCAGACAGCCTGCTGGCAGCCCTGCACAGCAATAACGGCTGGCGCCGTGATATGGCCCAGCAACAGATCGTGGACCGCCAGCTGCAGGAACTGGTGCCGCAGCTGAAACAAATACTGGCAGACAGTACCGGCAATGCCTGGATCCACGCGCTCTGGGCGCTGGAAGGCCTGCATGCACTGGCCTGGAACGATGTGGAACCCCTGCTGCAAGACGCACGCAATGAGCAGCGCCAGGTCCAGGCCCTGGCAGTTTTACCGGCGGTGGTAAATGCATCAAACAGTACGGCTATCCTTGCTGTACTGGGCCACTTGGCGGGTAGCTATCCTCATCTCGGTGTGCCCATTGCCCTGGATCTTCCTGCCTTTGGCAATAACCCGGAAGCTGGTAAGCTCTCCGCTGCATTATCCATGGTGGGGACCAATGATGTATACCTGTCAGACGCGCTGATCAGCAACGCAAAAGATAAAGAACAACAGTGGGCGGAGGGGTACCGCGCCATGAAACGCGATACCAACGCGGTCTTCTACCGCCGCCTGCAAGGTGCCATTAAAAAAGCGGCAGAAGCAAAGCTGGCAGAGAAGAACAAAGCGCTGGCAAAACAATTCCCCCGTGGTGCACAGATCTTCAACACCGTGTGCCAAACCTGCCATGGTGGCGATGGTAACGGTATTCACGCCCTGGCACCTCCCCTCAATGGTTCCGATTGGGTGAATGGCGACCCCCGCAAACTCAGCTCCATCGTGCTCTTTGGCCTGGGAGGCCCCATCAGGGTAAGCGGCAAAACCTATCCCGAGATATCCGGTGATATGCCTGCCATTGGCAACAACAGGGAATTTACGGATGCAGACATTGCCCAGCTCCTGAGCTACATTCGCCAGTCCTGGTACAATAAGGCTGCGCCCCTAACGGAACAGGATATACGTAGAACGCGGGACGCAAATCCCGGACGCCAGAAAGCGTTTACCATGGATGAATTATTGCAGATCAAATAA
- the mqnE gene encoding aminofutalosine synthase MqnE translates to MTTSQASPSIEALLQRPSLDAGLKAVAEKVLRQERLTPEDGLLLFEKADVGFAGALANHVRERMHGDNTYFNRNFHIEPTNVCIFTCKFCSYSRLYKNKEEGWELSIDQMLDIVKKYDGQPVTEVHIVGGVHPKMNLDFFCELISKIRAHRPDLHIKGFTAVELDYMFRKAKLTIEEGMKKLHDAGLQSMPGGGAEIFHPDVRAQICHDKVDADGWLAIHRAAHNLGMHTNATMLYGHVETYAHRVDHMERLRQLQDETHGFNTFIPLKFRNKDNEMAHIPEVSVIEDLRLYAIARLYMDNFPHLKAYWPMLGRQTAQLTLSFGVNDLDGTIDDTTKIYSMAGAEEQHPSLNTAQLAMLIRQAGRKPIERDTLYNVVKDYSEEVFTDAELLGASKN, encoded by the coding sequence ATGACGACTAGCCAAGCCTCCCCCTCAATTGAAGCGCTGCTGCAAAGACCCTCACTGGATGCGGGCCTGAAAGCTGTAGCCGAAAAAGTGCTCAGACAGGAAAGATTAACGCCGGAAGACGGCCTGCTGCTGTTTGAAAAAGCCGACGTAGGTTTTGCAGGCGCCCTGGCCAATCACGTGCGGGAGCGCATGCATGGCGACAATACCTACTTTAACCGCAATTTTCATATTGAACCCACGAACGTCTGCATCTTCACCTGCAAATTCTGCTCCTACTCCCGTCTTTACAAGAACAAGGAAGAGGGCTGGGAACTAAGCATAGACCAGATGCTGGACATCGTAAAAAAATACGATGGGCAGCCCGTTACCGAAGTGCACATCGTAGGTGGGGTGCACCCGAAAATGAACCTGGACTTCTTCTGTGAACTGATCAGCAAGATCCGCGCCCACCGCCCGGACCTACACATCAAGGGCTTTACCGCCGTGGAACTGGATTACATGTTCCGCAAGGCAAAGCTGACCATTGAAGAAGGCATGAAGAAACTCCACGACGCGGGCCTGCAATCCATGCCTGGCGGCGGTGCGGAGATCTTCCACCCTGATGTACGCGCGCAGATCTGCCATGATAAGGTAGATGCGGATGGCTGGCTGGCCATTCACCGTGCGGCGCATAACCTGGGTATGCATACCAATGCCACCATGCTGTATGGCCACGTGGAAACCTACGCCCACCGCGTAGATCACATGGAGCGCCTGCGCCAGCTGCAGGATGAGACCCATGGTTTCAACACCTTTATTCCCCTGAAATTCCGTAATAAGGATAATGAAATGGCCCACATACCGGAGGTTTCCGTGATCGAAGACCTGCGCCTGTATGCCATTGCACGCCTGTATATGGATAACTTCCCCCACCTGAAAGCCTACTGGCCCATGCTGGGACGCCAAACCGCGCAGCTCACCCTCTCCTTCGGGGTCAATGACCTGGACGGGACCATTGATGATACCACGAAGATCTATTCCATGGCGGGCGCGGAAGAACAACACCCTTCCCTGAACACGGCCCAACTGGCCATGCTGATCCGCCAGGCCGGCCGCAAGCCTATTGAGCGCGATACGCTGTATAACGTGGTCAAAGATTACAGTGAGGAAGTGTTTACCGACGCAGAGTTGCTGGGTGCATCAAAGAACTAG
- a CDS encoding zinc-dependent metalloprotease: MRRYLFLFLAILCGTEAIAQRRCGTDEAMQHLFAQNPKLETAYKQQRQALLQHLANMRNLRTTAVPSTITVPVVIHIVMPDPSVITDLQVAQQMKVLNEDFAGDNADTAAVPAVWKPIIGHTHIQFCLAQRTPNGDPATGVVRVTSSHAPFEVSTAAQDVKYTSTGGSDAWDSDSYFNIWVCQLASGNLGVATLPGAGYPKEEQGIAVDYTGFGTSGTAESPYNGGRTVTHETGHYFGMHHIWGDDDADGVARCTVDDGIADTPPQGKRTFGCPGFPMTDLCSPTYPGIMFMNYMDYTDDACMHLFTAGQATVMDGVWQLQRASLINSQGCQPVNLLANDAQAFALLGPMDKVCDNEVAPTLILKNKGTTPLQSVKISYRINNSAPVTYNWTGSLASLATTVITLPSSVVDTGHFTFDVYTDLPNGVTDQDHSNDTAHGSFHYDADGTYPLVEGFESDDFPPGGWKINNPDNSFTWELNRDVGHNSAHSVEMRNLGYASNGPVDELLTSVYNAPASTDSVFLFFDIAAATTSDIHGTNTYWDTLQVLVTKDCGLTYETTPYKKAGATLVTRQTPVNGEFTPTLASDWRRDSIDLTALVRGSRYQVVFRNITNYENNIYLDNINLVTKAVNPLLQEKGMLYWPNPTNGPVTIGFYEIPSDLQNFAVYDGSGRLIMTRSAGDIGANNRITFDLANEANGVYFVKLIYRDRKKTIKIVKVK, translated from the coding sequence TTGCGTCGATACTTATTTCTTTTCCTGGCGATCCTCTGTGGAACTGAGGCCATAGCGCAAAGACGCTGCGGTACGGATGAAGCCATGCAACATTTGTTTGCACAAAATCCCAAGCTGGAAACGGCTTACAAGCAGCAGCGGCAAGCCTTGCTACAGCACCTGGCAAACATGCGCAACCTGCGCACCACGGCCGTGCCCAGCACCATCACGGTGCCGGTGGTCATCCATATCGTGATGCCGGATCCCAGCGTGATCACAGACCTGCAGGTAGCCCAGCAAATGAAGGTGTTGAACGAGGATTTTGCCGGGGACAATGCAGATACCGCCGCAGTGCCCGCCGTCTGGAAACCCATCATCGGGCATACCCATATCCAGTTTTGCCTGGCCCAGCGTACGCCCAATGGGGATCCGGCTACCGGGGTGGTAAGGGTGACCAGCAGCCACGCCCCCTTTGAGGTATCCACCGCCGCCCAGGATGTGAAATACACCAGCACCGGTGGTTCCGACGCATGGGACAGCGACAGCTATTTCAATATCTGGGTATGCCAGCTTGCCTCCGGCAACCTGGGCGTAGCCACCCTTCCCGGTGCCGGCTACCCGAAGGAAGAACAGGGCATTGCGGTGGACTATACCGGCTTTGGCACCAGTGGCACCGCGGAAAGCCCCTACAACGGCGGCCGCACGGTAACCCATGAAACAGGTCATTACTTTGGCATGCACCATATCTGGGGCGATGATGACGCGGATGGCGTGGCCCGCTGCACCGTGGACGATGGCATTGCAGATACGCCGCCCCAGGGCAAGCGCACCTTTGGCTGTCCCGGCTTCCCGATGACGGACCTATGTTCCCCCACCTACCCTGGTATTATGTTCATGAACTACATGGACTATACGGACGATGCCTGTATGCACCTTTTTACCGCCGGCCAGGCTACTGTGATGGATGGCGTATGGCAGTTGCAGCGCGCTTCCCTGATCAACTCACAGGGCTGCCAGCCGGTAAACCTGCTGGCCAATGACGCCCAGGCCTTTGCCCTGCTGGGGCCCATGGACAAGGTGTGCGACAATGAAGTAGCCCCCACCCTCATCCTGAAGAATAAAGGCACCACTCCCCTGCAATCCGTAAAAATATCCTACCGCATCAATAACAGCGCTCCCGTAACCTATAACTGGACCGGCAGCCTGGCGTCCCTGGCTACTACGGTAATAACACTGCCCTCCAGCGTGGTGGATACCGGCCATTTTACGTTTGATGTATATACCGACCTGCCCAATGGCGTAACAGACCAGGACCATAGCAACGACACCGCCCATGGCAGTTTCCATTATGATGCAGACGGTACCTACCCGCTGGTGGAAGGTTTCGAGAGCGATGATTTCCCGCCCGGTGGCTGGAAGATCAATAACCCGGATAATTCCTTCACCTGGGAACTGAACCGGGATGTAGGCCACAACAGCGCCCATTCCGTGGAAATGCGCAACCTGGGTTATGCCAGCAATGGCCCGGTAGATGAGCTGCTTACATCGGTATACAATGCACCGGCCAGCACTGATTCCGTGTTCCTGTTTTTCGATATCGCAGCCGCCACCACCTCAGACATCCATGGTACCAATACTTACTGGGATACATTGCAGGTACTGGTCACCAAAGACTGCGGCCTCACCTACGAGACCACACCTTACAAAAAAGCCGGCGCCACCCTGGTAACCCGCCAGACACCGGTGAACGGCGAGTTTACGCCTACCCTGGCCAGTGACTGGCGCCGCGATTCCATTGATCTTACAGCACTGGTAAGGGGCAGCCGCTACCAGGTAGTGTTCCGTAACATCACCAACTATGAGAACAATATCTACCTGGACAATATCAACCTGGTGACCAAAGCGGTGAACCCGCTGCTCCAGGAAAAAGGCATGCTCTACTGGCCTAATCCCACGAACGGGCCCGTTACCATTGGCTTCTACGAGATCCCATCCGACCTCCAGAACTTTGCGGTCTACGATGGTTCCGGCAGGCTGATTATGACCCGCAGCGCCGGCGATATCGGGGCCAACAACCGCATTACTTTTGATTTGGCAAATGAGGCAAATGGTGTTTACTTTGTGAAACTTATTTACCGGGATCGCAAGAAGACCATTAAAATAGTGAAAGTAAAATGA